The DNA sequence GGATTCAGAACACGAATCCAATAGAATTTAAAATTTTATACCATGATGGTTCCGCTTGGCTATTCAAGCCTACGGCTATTAAAATGGTCATTAACGATGACCCTAAATACCCCGATAATAAAGGCATAAAGACGATTATTTTCGATGCGGATAAAAGTCTGCAATGGGACAAGCTCGACGGTTTTAATATTCGCGACACTAAAACAGGGGTAACCGTGGAAGCATATGGATTTGACCTTGCAAAGAAAGTATTTGACGCAAAAGGCAAAAGAGCAGACGTATTCTCTTTAAGTATATAACTAACTTCTTAAACACAAAAGCCCCCGCCAGAACGAATCCGGCGGGGGCTTTTCTCATTTTAAAATCTTTGCTTAGCTACAAGCGATTTTGCTCACACGGCCCTCGTGGCGTCCGCCTTCAAAATCAGTACCGAAGAAAACCTCCACCATTTCCAAAGCTTGTTCTTTTGCGGTGAAACGCGCAGGAATGGCCAAAATATTGGCATTGTTATGCTGGCGAACCAAAGAAACGATTTCCTTGTTCCAGCAAAGTCCAGCACGCACGTTAGGGTATTTATTGGCCGTCATGGCTACCCCATTCGCGGAGCCACAGATCAAAATACCAAAGTCAAACTCACCATCATTTACCCCTTTGGCTACTGGGTGGGCGAAGTCTGGGTAATCCACAGAATCGAAAGTATCGGTGCCGAAGTTTTTCACTTCGTAGCCTTTTTCTTCCAATTGTTTAATGATCGCTGCTTTGTATTCTGGTGAAGCGTGGTCACCACCGATTGCTATTTTCTTGGACATCTTAATATGCTGTTTTTACTGAAATTCTCTTTTATCCTTAACAGGTTAATCCTCCATTTGATCTAAAGGACCCGAAATATTTTTGCGCTCAGCAGCTTGTTGCTGACGGTATTCTTCCTCTTCGGCAATCAGTGCGAGCTCTTCAAGCTGTTTGCGCTTATCAATTCTTTTGGCAATCACAATACTGATTTCATACAAGAAACCCAGCGGGATGGTCAGCATAATCTGACTCATGACATCTGGAGGCG is a window from the Persicobacter psychrovividus genome containing:
- the rpiB gene encoding ribose 5-phosphate isomerase B; its protein translation is MSKKIAIGGDHASPEYKAAIIKQLEEKGYEVKNFGTDTFDSVDYPDFAHPVAKGVNDGEFDFGILICGSANGVAMTANKYPNVRAGLCWNKEIVSLVRQHNNANILAIPARFTAKEQALEMVEVFFGTDFEGGRHEGRVSKIACS